The Microcystis aeruginosa NIES-843 sequence AACAGAGTCTTTCTGCCGCTAATTTGGTGATGCCGTAGGGTGAAACTGGTTGGGGACAAAGGGTTTCGGGAGTCGGCATCGTTTCCGCATTGCCATACACCGAGGAAGTGGAAGCAAAAACCATCCGTTGTAAAGAAGGGGTTTCCTTAGCGGCCTCAAGAATAATTTGAGTGGCATTTATATTCCTTTCGGTATATTGACGAAATCCATCACCCCAGCTTGCTCTGACTCCTGCTTGGGCTGCCTGATGGAATAATACTTCTACTCCTTGCAACAGTTGTCGCCAGTCAAGGGCTTGTATATCCGCTTCAATTAACTGAAATTCGGGATATTTTGCTAGAATATGGGCATTTTTGCGCTTTAAACTGGGGTCGTAATAATCGTTAAATTGATCGATACCGATCACCTGATCTCCTTGTTCTAAAAGCTTTTGTGCCAAGTTAGAACCGATAAAACCTGCGACACCAGTAACAATATGAGTAGCCATTTAATCCTAGTCGTTGATATTTTGTATCGATTGTAAGCTAAGACGCATTTAAACCGCTTATTCTTAGATTAGCAGAATCTCCCCCAACCCCCAGGGTAATCGCATATTGATAGAGTTCTCAAATTCCGAGGAGTTAGGTCTAAAATTCGATGGCCAACTCAGGCTTTGACCTGCACAAGGCTCCCGAATCTCTGGTTTTGCCAGTCATTATGACCTAACAAACCCCGAACTGACCTTATCTACTCAGTTCCTTAAAGTCCCAAAACTCCTCATCAACTACAGGATTAACATCTACCTCCTCTCGCTGTCAACGGCACTGGCGGCTAAGATTTTCACCATCAAATCATTGTTCATGCTTGCCGGATACCGTTTCATCAGAATTTTTGGCCGTTTTCCCATCTATAGGGATTAGTTCTAGGTTCAATTTCTCGGTGATTTCCCCTATCCAAGAGCCGGAATCCTGACTGTAATTGCTTGGGTTCTAGTATCCTTAGCACTCTGCCAAAGGTATCGTGGGAAGGTATCCCCTTCGGTAGGTCTAAAAATGTTTCCAACCAAGATTGCTTGGCTTGACCGTAGACTTCTATGGCGGCAAACCCATCGGCACCAGTTAAGACCGCCAAGATAGCTATGGTAATTATCGATACTAGGCTAGGATTGCGCCCCCTGTCCGCTCTGGGGTCTTCTAGATGCTGAAAATGTTTCAAGACAATGTTTCTTAAGAGCTTTGCCTCTCGCTCTTGCTTGGGGTTTAAAACTAGGAGACCAAAACCGGATGCCCTGCTCAACTGCTACACCATGT is a genomic window containing:
- a CDS encoding transposase family protein, with amino-acid sequence MKHFQHLEDPRADRGRNPSLVSIITIAILAVLTGADGFAAIEVYGQAKQSWLETFLDLPKGIPSHDTFGRVLRILEPKQLQSGFRLLDRGNHREIEPRTNPYRWENGQKF
- a CDS encoding NAD-dependent epimerase/dehydratase family protein — protein: MATHIVTGVAGFIGSNLAQKLLEQGDQVIGIDQFNDYYDPSLKRKNAHILAKYPEFQLIEADIQALDWRQLLQGVEVLFHQAAQAGVRASWGDGFRQYTERNINATQIILEAAKETPSLQRMVFASTSSVYGNAETMPTPETLCPQPVSPYGITKLAAERLCWLYHQNFNVPVTALRYFTVYGPRQRPDMAFHKFFQAAIAGKPIGIYGDGKQTRDFTFISDAVAANLAAALVPEAVGEVFNIGGGSRVVLLDVLDTMAKVIGKPIERSHQGLARGDARHTAADVTKARTILGYNPQVSLAEGLAQEWQWIQELYC